In Hermetia illucens chromosome 1, iHerIll2.2.curated.20191125, whole genome shotgun sequence, one genomic interval encodes:
- the LOC119661209 gene encoding guanine nucleotide exchange factor MSS4 homolog — MSSENKFEDEVVDNKNKRMVRCQFCESLMLRQQTASFEKQEYDLPLMHQKNSRAPGEIEKETLSGFWVVEDMMTFENIGFSNTLDRTKFLICCDCEMGPVGYHNIDTRVSYVALSRVRHVD, encoded by the exons ATGTCTAGTGAAAACAAATTCGAGGACGAGGTCGTGGATAATAAGAACAAGCGAATGGTGCGATGCCAGTTCTGCGAATCGCTGATGCTGCGGCAACAAACTGCGAGCTTCGAGAAACAGGAG TATGATCTGCCCCTGATGCACCAGAAGAATTCTCGGGCGCCCGGAGAGATCGAGAAGGAGACGTTGAGCGGCTTTTGGGTGGTCGAGGACATGATGACGTTCGAGAACATTGGATTCTCCAACACTTTGGATCGGACGAAGTTTCTCATCTGCTGCGACTGCGAAATGGGACCAGTTGGGTATCATAATATCGACACAAGAGTTTCATATGTTGCGCTTAGTAGGGTTCGTCATGTGGATTAA